The Verrucomicrobiia bacterium genome segment TCTTGGCGTTTTACCTTGCCGCCTTCAACCTTCTGAACAAGGGGGTCAAGGAACTGAGCCTGGTTATTCCGTACTGCATGTACGGGACGCAGGAGCGTGAAGTGCTTCCAAATGAGGCGGTTGCGGCGCAAGCCATAGCCACCCTCCTTTCCAACCTTCCACGCAGCTCGCGCATCCGCATCTACATGCTTGACCTTCACACGTCAGGCCTCCGTCACTACTTCCATAAAGGCTGCACGCCGGAAGAAGTGTATGGCGGTGATGCCTTGCAGGAGGCAATTCTCAGCCGTGGCTTGGCCAACTACGCAGTGGGCTCGGGTGACCTTGGTCGCCCTAAATGGATAAAGGCATACGCCAAAAACCTGGGTGTCCACTTCGTGTTTGTCGACAAGGATCATATTGGCGATGGCACCATAACTTCTGGTTTCCTCGGAGACATAGAAGGTGTGGATGTCGGCCTTTATGACGACCTGACCCACAGCGGGAAAACAGCCATCCAAGCCTTGCAGCTCTACCTAGAAAATAGGGCGACAGGCGGCTTCCTCATCCTTAGTCACTTTGCCGTTAACAACGAAGAGGTGATCGACATGCTTGAGGCTTCTAAGTTTAAGTGGATTTTCATCACCGACTCATGCGCGATGAGCCAGCACCCCAAAGTGCAGGCTTCCAGCAAATTTGTCGTTGTCCCCATCATGCCGTCCTTTGCGGCCCGTATGCGACCCGCCCTAGAGCGGAGAGGTGTTTTGTGAATGTAGAAGAAAGATTGGCCCCCTCTGGGGAGACGGCGTTACAGCTCATTCGCACAGCTGCCGTTGTTATGAACGTTAAGATTGGCGCTTTCGAGTCGAACTTGGCGGGCATTATGCGTTGGGCTAAGGCGTCTGCGGAGCAGAAAGTTTCCCTGGCTGTGTATCCCGAAGGAATCATTCCTGGGTACCCGTCAGAGGATTACATCTACTACCCTGACCACCTAAGCCTTCAACGCCAGGCGCTCCGCAAGTTCGTTGCCTTTACGGCGACGCTTCCGTTCAAAACGGTGTTTGTGGTGGGTATGACCGAAGTGTACCGAGGCATGGCGTATAACGTCCAAGTCTGGGTGTGCAACGGCATTATCCTGGGAATGATTCCTAAAACAGAGTTGGCACGCGATTTTTCCTTTACGGACGGTCGCAATTTCAATCCTGGATACCCTGGTATGTGCGTTGAGCTGGAAGGCTATGAAGACCTGGGGTACCCCGTGTATATGGGAGACCTGGTCTTTAACCTGCCGTTCGGCCGCGCCAGTGGAATTACCTGTGAAGATTATTGGCGTTCAGGTGGTGCTATGGAGCGCCGCGCGATCGCTGGCGATGCCCTGGTAATGGCGGTTAGTAATGCATCTGACTGGCGCCTCGGCACCTATCAGAGTCGCATTGAGCAGCTCAATACCCGCAGTTCGGACTATGCCACTACAGTAGTTGCCGCCTATCAGGTTGGCGCTCATGCTGGCAGGGTCTACGATGGCGGGGCATTGTTCCATCAACTGGGCCGTCACTTCCCTGTGAATGAGCCGCTGGGTGGAAGGTTCCGAGAAGGGCTATTTGTCCAAGACTTTGACTTGACGCGAGTTGAGACGAGGCGCAGGACCAATGTAACCTTCCGAGACCAGTGGACTGAAGCACATCGTTCACAGACACTGGTACGACCGGTGGAAATCGATTGTCGTCAGTGTGGTGCGCCAACGGCAAACCAGCCTGAGTACACGTACCCACTGCCGTGGAAGGGGAAGAACAAGTCATTTTTCTTACCCGACTTTGACACTGTGGTTGACCGCGAGAAGGAGTATTTCGATGAAGTTAAGGAAGGCCTCCTCTTGGCGTTCACCGACTTTGTTGAGAAAAACGGCTTCAAGCGAATTGTTATCTTGGAGTCGGGGGGAAGAGATTCCTTCTTAGTGACTGTGCTGGCCTCGCTCTATGCGGAGCGGCATTTCACCGCAGAGCGATATCCTGACAAGAGAAAGCGTAGGGCAGCCATAAAGGACTTCGCCCATTGCTTCTCCATGCCGACCAAGAACAACTCCGATGAAACCAAGTCCATCGCACGAGACATTTGTGCGCAGGTCGGGTTTTCATTCAAGGAAGTTCCTATTCAGAAGCTATTTAACGAGGCGGTGAAATGCCTTGAAAAAATGGTGAAAGGGAAGGGGCTCAACCGTATGGATCTCCAGAATATCCAACCACGCTTGCGTGCGGCACTTGGTCGTTCGGTATGTGCCACGCTTATGGCGGCACTCATCGGCACAGGTAATGCCACAGAACGGGGGAGGGTTTTCTACACCAAGGGTGGTGATCAACAAGCTGATATCAACATGCTTGGTGGCGTGCCTAAGGATGTGGTTAACGCTTGGCTTGCCTACATGGCACGCCAATGGGGATGGCCTGTATTTGCCGACCTGCTGGAAACTGAGGCGTCAGCCGAACTAGAACCAGGTCAGAAGGACGATGACGAGATGGGCCCCGTGCCCCTTAACGATCTCTTCCTGGCTCTCCTCCTAGGTGAGCGTCTTGCGTTGCGAGACATGCTGCGTGTCATCCGGCAAAACTTCACTGATGAAGAGTTGTTGGCACTTGACCCGCGCGCTACCTGGGAGATGGTGGAGAAGTGGGCAACCCAGTATGTGCGAAGCTGCATTACTGGCCCTCACAAGCACAACCAGGATCCGCCTTCACCGGCGACGAGCCATGTGCACATTGACCCCAAGCGGTACAACCGGTTTCCGGAAACCGCTTCGCCAGAGGGATTCCTCTTCATGGCGTAGGGCCTTACCAGGGCGGCACACACGTGTCGCCCTCTTTCTTAGGTAAATAGTGTTGACAATACACTAACTATCTGGCAAAGTAATTTTAATCAGTTGGAGGCTAACCCCGCCACTGAAAAAGAATTGGACATTGTTATTCAAGGACTTGAAGGAGCACTATGGTTTCTAGACTTTCGCTTCCCAAGTGGTATAGCCGAGATTTAGTCGGCAACCCCTATTATCAACCGAATGCTGCACAGATCCAGGCAGAAGCCGAGGAAACGGCTGCGCTTCACAAGTTGCAGTCAGCCTCCAAGGATCAGTTGCGCATCTTTCGACTCCACGTAGACGAGCAGCCCGACTTTACATGGGCGTTCACCGTGGTTGACCCGAGCTCCGGCAGGGTCACCCGCTACTTGCCCGCCGCATTCAAGGGCAGGCTTAAGCTGCTCCCGTATTGGACGAAGGGCAACAATCGCGTTGTCTGGGTAACTCCCCAAGAGCTTGGCGAAGTCCTCAGGACTACCCCGAGCATTATGGGTGGCCGTCTCAGTGTTCCCGGTGCCTGGTGGGACATTATCCGTCTCACTGAATGGGACTTGGAGAATGCTGCCGCAATCACCATGCACGGCTACACCATGGATTTCCATCCGTGGACGGCACGTTTCGACATGCATTACTGGGTGGCACGGGCTAACAACCCACATGCTGCCGAGGGCGAGCACCCTCAGCTGGGCATGCCTGGCACGGAGGGGACTGGTGGCCTTGTCGTTCTCACCCCTGAGACGGTTTGG includes the following:
- a CDS encoding ribose-phosphate pyrophosphokinase-like domain-containing protein; its protein translation is MNNKLSIMGLPRSMYLVERLAAALGIEDCITPLNVGTYPGGELHVHVESNDRSFIDGREVILVGCLDTNEELLAFYLAAFNLLNKGVKELSLVIPYCMYGTQEREVLPNEAVAAQAIATLLSNLPRSSRIRIYMLDLHTSGLRHYFHKGCTPEEVYGGDALQEAILSRGLANYAVGSGDLGRPKWIKAYAKNLGVHFVFVDKDHIGDGTITSGFLGDIEGVDVGLYDDLTHSGKTAIQALQLYLENRATGGFLILSHFAVNNEEVIDMLEASKFKWIFITDSCAMSQHPKVQASSKFVVVPIMPSFAARMRPALERRGVL
- the nadE gene encoding NAD(+) synthase: MNVEERLAPSGETALQLIRTAAVVMNVKIGAFESNLAGIMRWAKASAEQKVSLAVYPEGIIPGYPSEDYIYYPDHLSLQRQALRKFVAFTATLPFKTVFVVGMTEVYRGMAYNVQVWVCNGIILGMIPKTELARDFSFTDGRNFNPGYPGMCVELEGYEDLGYPVYMGDLVFNLPFGRASGITCEDYWRSGGAMERRAIAGDALVMAVSNASDWRLGTYQSRIEQLNTRSSDYATTVVAAYQVGAHAGRVYDGGALFHQLGRHFPVNEPLGGRFREGLFVQDFDLTRVETRRRTNVTFRDQWTEAHRSQTLVRPVEIDCRQCGAPTANQPEYTYPLPWKGKNKSFFLPDFDTVVDREKEYFDEVKEGLLLAFTDFVEKNGFKRIVILESGGRDSFLVTVLASLYAERHFTAERYPDKRKRRAAIKDFAHCFSMPTKNNSDETKSIARDICAQVGFSFKEVPIQKLFNEAVKCLEKMVKGKGLNRMDLQNIQPRLRAALGRSVCATLMAALIGTGNATERGRVFYTKGGDQQADINMLGGVPKDVVNAWLAYMARQWGWPVFADLLETEASAELEPGQKDDDEMGPVPLNDLFLALLLGERLALRDMLRVIRQNFTDEELLALDPRATWEMVEKWATQYVRSCITGPHKHNQDPPSPATSHVHIDPKRYNRFPETASPEGFLFMA